One genomic segment of Streptomyces sp. RerS4 includes these proteins:
- a CDS encoding isoamylase early set domain-containing protein codes for MLERKHRKDRAEITFVLPADTPPGPVSVVGDFNGWRPGAHELREQKDGRRAVTVALPRERTHTFRYLAAGDYWFNDESADGQDGPNSRLHT; via the coding sequence GTGCTCGAACGCAAGCACCGCAAGGACCGTGCCGAGATCACCTTCGTGCTCCCGGCGGACACCCCGCCAGGACCGGTCAGCGTCGTCGGTGATTTCAACGGCTGGCGGCCCGGCGCCCATGAACTGCGGGAGCAGAAGGACGGCAGGCGCGCCGTCACCGTGGCGCTCCCCCGGGAGCGCACCCACACCTTCCGCTACCTGGCGGCGGGTGACTACTGGTTCAACGACGAGAGCGCCGACGGGCAGGACGGCCCGAACAGCCGCCTCCACACCTGA
- a CDS encoding CrcB family protein translates to MGEPIDPDVDLHVPAQRAEPRGPVLAAVAAGGMVGAAARYGVGLLWPTGAPGAFPWTTLWINVVGCALIGVLMALVAEGAGRAHPLVRPFAGTGVLGGFTTFSAYALDFSRLLDAGEAGRALAYAVLTVAGALGAVWAAATLTRRALAR, encoded by the coding sequence GTGGGCGAGCCGATCGACCCGGACGTCGACCTCCACGTGCCCGCGCAGCGGGCCGAGCCGCGGGGGCCGGTGCTCGCGGCCGTCGCGGCGGGCGGAATGGTCGGCGCCGCCGCCCGGTACGGGGTGGGGCTGCTGTGGCCGACCGGGGCGCCCGGGGCCTTCCCGTGGACGACCCTGTGGATCAACGTGGTGGGCTGCGCGCTCATCGGCGTCCTCATGGCGCTCGTCGCCGAGGGCGCGGGGCGGGCCCACCCGCTGGTGCGGCCCTTCGCCGGGACCGGGGTGCTCGGCGGGTTCACGACCTTCTCCGCCTACGCCCTCGACTTCTCGCGGCTGCTCGACGCCGGCGAGGCGGGGCGGGCCCTGGCCTACGCGGTCCTCACGGTCGCCGGCGCGCTGGGCGCGGTGTGGGCGGCCGCGACGCTGACGCGCCGGGCGCTCGCGCGGTGA
- a CDS encoding PP2C family protein-serine/threonine phosphatase: protein MTDLDDADFGRLTRTLLSDAPYRRPGRSSVPDPRGSALTWLPDRLLTAVFADLDLVSGIFTWVNCGHPAPLIIRHRHVVPGGMRRPAQLPLGLRPHHDPRMPSVIHRAQLEPGDRILIRTDGVTEARSIAGELFGEERLIDTVVRATAAGEAAPKPCAA from the coding sequence GTGACGGACCTGGATGACGCCGACTTCGGGCGCCTGACGCGCACGCTGCTCAGCGATGCCCCGTACCGTCGGCCCGGACGGTCTTCCGTCCCTGATCCGCGCGGCAGCGCGCTCACCTGGCTGCCCGACCGCCTGCTCACGGCCGTCTTCGCCGACCTCGACCTGGTGTCGGGCATCTTCACCTGGGTGAACTGCGGGCACCCGGCACCGCTGATCATCCGCCACCGGCACGTCGTACCCGGCGGGATGCGGCGGCCCGCACAGCTCCCCCTGGGTCTGCGCCCCCACCACGACCCACGGATGCCCAGCGTCATCCACCGGGCACAGCTGGAGCCCGGCGACCGCATCCTCATCCGCACGGACGGCGTCACCGAGGCCCGCTCCATCGCGGGCGAGCTGTTCGGCGAGGAACGCCTGATCGACACCGTCGTCCGCGCCACAGCCGCCGGAGAAGCGGCACCCAAGCCCTGCGCCGCCTGA
- a CDS encoding PP2C family protein-serine/threonine phosphatase, with protein sequence MGRQGHDARTTAGGAARRVVRALPLTLIVLGLIFDLNTPPRFTGSPFFSAAPLVAAPLFSLRATALTGLAASAAVVALHAHIGTSRQAEALTELVTVLTVSGLALLINRVVRRSGERLASAREIAEAAQRAVLPTPMERIAGLHVSARYEAARADAFIGGDFYAVQDTPYGVRLAVGDVRGKGLGAVEAVAVVLGAFREAADGEATLEGLARRLERALARESARRDGLDAVEGFTTCVLGEVPPGARSLRVVNRGHPEPLLLYADGGLEVLAPAEPALPLGLGELSAGLSDRVEEWAFPAGSTLLLFTDGLTEARDTVGAFYDPAARLRGRVFPGPDGLLDALTTDVRRHTGGGATDDMALLALGRPGERQPERRRTVAVVRRDET encoded by the coding sequence CTGGGTCGGCAGGGACACGACGCACGCACCACCGCCGGTGGCGCGGCCCGGCGGGTGGTCCGAGCCCTGCCGCTGACGCTGATCGTCCTCGGGCTGATCTTCGACCTGAACACGCCGCCCCGCTTCACCGGCTCCCCGTTCTTCTCGGCCGCGCCGCTCGTCGCCGCGCCCCTCTTCTCCCTCCGGGCGACCGCCCTGACGGGTCTGGCCGCCTCGGCGGCCGTGGTGGCCCTGCACGCCCACATCGGCACCAGCCGGCAGGCGGAGGCGCTGACCGAGCTGGTGACCGTCCTGACCGTGTCGGGGCTGGCCCTGCTGATCAACCGGGTCGTGCGGCGCAGCGGTGAGCGGCTCGCCTCCGCGCGCGAGATCGCCGAGGCCGCCCAACGGGCCGTGCTGCCGACGCCGATGGAGCGGATCGCCGGGCTGCACGTCTCCGCCCGCTACGAGGCCGCCAGGGCCGACGCCTTCATCGGCGGGGACTTCTACGCCGTCCAGGACACCCCGTACGGCGTCCGGCTCGCGGTGGGGGACGTGCGGGGCAAGGGGCTGGGGGCCGTGGAGGCCGTCGCGGTGGTGCTGGGGGCGTTCCGGGAGGCGGCGGACGGCGAGGCGACCTTGGAGGGGCTCGCGCGTCGCCTGGAGCGGGCGCTGGCCCGGGAGAGCGCCCGGCGGGACGGGCTGGACGCGGTGGAGGGGTTCACGACGTGCGTGCTCGGTGAGGTTCCGCCAGGGGCGCGGTCGCTGCGGGTGGTCAACCGGGGGCATCCGGAGCCGTTGTTGCTGTACGCGGACGGCGGGCTGGAGGTGTTGGCCCCGGCCGAGCCGGCGCTGCCGCTGGGCCTGGGGGAATTGTCGGCGGGCCTGTCGGACCGCGTCGAGGAGTGGGCGTTCCCGGCGGGCAGCACGCTGCTGCTGTTCACGGACGGTCTGACGGAGGCACGGGACACCGTAGGGGCCTTCTACGATCCGGCGGCCCGGCTGCGCGGGCGGGTGTTCCCGGGGCCGGACGGGCTGCTCGACGCGCTCACCACCGACGTGCGCAGACACACGGGCGGCGGCGCGACCGACGACATGGCGCTGCTGGCGCTGGGGCGGCCGGGGGAGAGGCAGCCGGAGCGGCGGCGCACCGTCGCGGTGGTGCGGCGGGACGAGACCTGA
- a CDS encoding M23 family metallopeptidase, whose translation MASNSPAPEGIDVQETPTAGAWGEWNPTEDSARPPRGKHRVMKARGGLARSSTVLGVGVIAAVGAGGIATAQDRPQVAISVPSLPDLLGGGNEARSDDAGTGAQRTAEIPRQADGQDRGQADAGEALRNRILLQAESQQDAAESQARAEAERAAREAAAQEARSQKEAADKEAEEARATAEKAAADKAAADEAAAAQAAAAKPAAPSGGGSTGSGKSSGGYVLPTSSYTLTSYYGAAGSMWSSGYHTGLDFAAPTGTPVKAVGSGKVISAGWSGAYGYRIVLQLDDGTEVWYCHLSSMSVTSGAVGAGETIGRVGATGNVTGAHLHLEVRKGGSTIDPLGWLNSKGLSV comes from the coding sequence GTGGCCTCCAACTCGCCTGCCCCTGAAGGCATCGACGTCCAGGAGACGCCCACCGCGGGAGCCTGGGGCGAGTGGAACCCCACCGAGGACTCCGCGCGTCCCCCGCGCGGTAAGCACCGCGTCATGAAGGCGCGCGGCGGACTCGCCCGCAGCTCCACCGTGCTGGGCGTCGGCGTGATCGCGGCGGTGGGCGCCGGTGGCATCGCGACCGCGCAGGACCGGCCCCAGGTCGCCATATCCGTGCCCTCGCTGCCCGACCTGCTCGGCGGCGGGAACGAGGCGCGGTCCGATGACGCCGGGACGGGCGCTCAGCGGACCGCCGAGATCCCCCGCCAGGCCGACGGGCAGGACCGGGGGCAGGCCGACGCCGGCGAGGCGCTGCGCAACCGCATCCTCCTCCAGGCCGAGTCCCAGCAGGACGCCGCCGAGTCCCAGGCCCGCGCCGAGGCCGAGCGGGCCGCGCGTGAGGCCGCCGCGCAGGAGGCCCGCAGCCAGAAGGAAGCCGCCGACAAGGAGGCCGAGGAGGCCCGCGCGACCGCCGAGAAGGCGGCTGCCGACAAGGCCGCCGCGGACGAGGCCGCCGCCGCGCAGGCGGCTGCGGCGAAGCCGGCCGCGCCGTCCGGCGGGGGCTCGACGGGGAGCGGGAAGTCGTCGGGCGGCTACGTCCTGCCGACCTCCTCGTACACCCTCACCTCGTACTACGGGGCCGCCGGCTCGATGTGGTCCTCCGGCTACCACACGGGCCTCGACTTCGCGGCCCCGACGGGGACCCCCGTCAAGGCCGTCGGCAGCGGAAAGGTCATCTCGGCGGGCTGGTCCGGCGCGTACGGCTACCGCATCGTCCTCCAGCTCGACGACGGCACCGAGGTCTGGTACTGCCACCTGTCCTCGATGTCGGTGACCTCCGGGGCGGTGGGCGCGGGCGAGACCATCGGCCGGGTCGGCGCGACGGGCAACGTCACCGGCGCCCACCTGCACCTTGAGGTCCGCAAGGGCGGCTCCACGATCGACCCCCTGGGGTGGCTGAACTCCAAGGGCCTCAGCGTCTAG
- a CDS encoding PrsW family intramembrane metalloprotease — protein sequence MYRALRGVLARPSGRARTCVLVILLTATGIAILELVRQETGTAGFFVGLGLALLPVPPLMAAFRWLGRAAPGPWRRLLLCFGWGACTAALIAILANSFATEWIAAATADPSDADQLGSVAIAPVVEETAKAAALLLVFVFRRRQFTGPADGFVLAGFTATGFAFTENILYLGTAFDEDRANGTGVLDSLTAATFFVRAVMSPFAHPLFTVLTGLGFGAAALAAGRARRAGLPLLGLGLAMGAHALWNGSSHFGEYGFYVVYGCVMVPAFGLLLWLAVRIRRQRLRAVAAELAVYARAGWLRPAEVPALASVPARSLARALARRTGGRPAARAVSRYAADATALALLRRHARHAGPGREADFVERERELLNALWRRQATAGPVLARAAVLEELLPRRPYPQPPPAVRGPVRVPAPLLPAPRRPGLADLTAPEPA from the coding sequence GTGTACCGAGCGCTCCGTGGTGTGCTCGCACGCCCGTCGGGCAGGGCCCGTACGTGCGTGCTGGTCATCCTGCTCACCGCGACGGGGATCGCGATCCTCGAACTCGTCCGCCAGGAGACCGGCACCGCCGGTTTCTTCGTCGGTCTCGGCCTGGCCCTGTTGCCGGTGCCGCCCTTGATGGCGGCCTTCCGGTGGCTCGGCCGGGCCGCGCCCGGTCCCTGGCGCCGGCTGCTGCTCTGCTTCGGGTGGGGGGCGTGCACCGCCGCGTTGATCGCGATACTGGCCAACAGCTTCGCCACGGAGTGGATCGCCGCGGCCACCGCCGACCCCTCCGACGCCGATCAGCTCGGCTCGGTGGCGATCGCGCCCGTCGTGGAGGAGACCGCCAAGGCCGCCGCCCTGCTGCTGGTCTTCGTCTTCCGAAGACGACAGTTCACCGGCCCCGCCGACGGCTTCGTGCTCGCCGGGTTCACGGCGACCGGCTTCGCCTTCACCGAGAACATCCTCTACCTGGGCACCGCCTTCGACGAGGACCGCGCCAACGGCACCGGGGTACTGGACTCGCTGACGGCGGCGACGTTCTTCGTGCGGGCCGTGATGTCGCCGTTCGCGCACCCGCTCTTCACCGTGCTGACCGGCCTCGGCTTCGGCGCCGCCGCGCTCGCCGCCGGCCGTGCGCGCCGGGCCGGCCTGCCCCTGCTGGGCCTGGGCCTGGCCATGGGCGCGCACGCGCTGTGGAACGGCTCGTCCCATTTCGGGGAGTACGGGTTCTACGTGGTCTACGGCTGCGTGATGGTCCCGGCGTTCGGGCTGCTGCTGTGGCTCGCCGTGCGCATCCGGCGTCAGCGCCTGCGCGCCGTCGCCGCCGAGCTGGCGGTGTACGCGCGCGCGGGTTGGCTCCGTCCGGCGGAGGTACCGGCTCTGGCTTCGGTGCCGGCGCGCTCGCTGGCGCGGGCTCTGGCCCGCCGCACCGGCGGCCGCCCCGCCGCCCGTGCGGTGTCCCGCTACGCGGCGGACGCCACGGCCCTGGCCCTGCTGCGCCGGCACGCCCGGCACGCGGGTCCGGGCCGGGAGGCCGACTTCGTCGAGCGGGAGCGGGAGTTGCTGAACGCGCTCTGGCGGCGTCAGGCGACGGCCGGCCCCGTACTGGCCCGCGCGGCGGTCCTGGAGGAACTGCTGCCCCGACGCCCCTACCCACAGCCGCCACCCGCGGTCCGGGGCCCCGTACGCGTCCCGGCGCCGCTCCTGCCCGCCCCGAGACGGCCGGGCCTCGCCGACCTGACCGCTCCCGAACCGGCTTAG
- the lhgO gene encoding L-2-hydroxyglutarate oxidase, translating to MQYAGVGGVSVDCDVLVIGGGIVGLSTAHALSRLAPGTRVTVLEKEPGPARHQTGRNSGVIHSGIYYRPGSLKARFAVRGAAEMVKFCAEHDIPHEVTGKLIVATERSELPRLHSLVQRGRENGIPVRELGPAQIAEYEPEIRGLAAIHVATTGIVDYGRVAAQLAESSGAEVLYGAEVDLISRRPSAVAVRTTSGLVVRARVLVNCAGLQCDRIARLAGDDPGMRIIPFRGEYHDLARPELVRGLVYPVPDPAFPFLGVHLTRGIGGGVHVGPNAVPALAREGYGWGTIRPRDLADELTWPGSWRMAGRHWRYGAGEIHRSLSKRAFTEAVRRLLPAVTEADLTPAKAGVRAQAVLRDGTLVDDFLIREAPRTVHVLNAPSPAATASLPIGQEIATRTLHHLTTA from the coding sequence GTGCAGTATGCAGGGGTGGGAGGTGTCAGCGTGGACTGCGACGTGCTGGTGATCGGGGGCGGGATCGTCGGCCTGTCGACGGCGCATGCCCTGTCGCGGCTGGCTCCGGGGACCCGGGTGACCGTCCTGGAGAAGGAGCCGGGCCCGGCCCGTCACCAGACGGGCCGCAACAGCGGGGTCATCCACAGCGGGATCTACTACCGTCCGGGCTCGCTGAAGGCCCGCTTCGCGGTGCGCGGGGCCGCCGAGATGGTCAAGTTCTGCGCGGAGCACGACATCCCGCACGAGGTGACCGGCAAGCTGATCGTGGCCACCGAGCGGTCGGAGCTGCCGCGTCTGCACTCCCTCGTCCAGCGCGGCCGGGAGAACGGCATTCCGGTGCGCGAGCTGGGTCCGGCGCAGATCGCGGAGTACGAGCCGGAGATCCGCGGCCTCGCCGCGATCCACGTCGCCACCACCGGCATCGTCGACTACGGGCGGGTGGCCGCGCAGTTGGCGGAGTCCTCGGGCGCGGAGGTGCTCTACGGCGCGGAGGTCGACCTGATCTCCCGCCGCCCGTCCGCCGTCGCGGTCCGCACCACCTCCGGACTGGTCGTCCGGGCGCGGGTACTGGTGAACTGCGCGGGCCTGCAGTGCGACCGGATCGCCCGCCTGGCCGGGGACGACCCGGGCATGCGGATCATCCCGTTCCGGGGTGAGTACCACGACCTGGCCCGCCCGGAGCTGGTCCGGGGCCTGGTCTACCCGGTGCCGGACCCGGCGTTCCCCTTCCTGGGCGTCCACCTCACGCGGGGCATCGGCGGCGGCGTCCACGTCGGCCCGAACGCGGTGCCCGCGCTGGCCCGCGAGGGCTACGGCTGGGGCACGATCCGCCCCCGCGACCTCGCCGACGAGCTGACCTGGCCGGGCTCCTGGCGGATGGCCGGCCGCCACTGGCGGTACGGGGCCGGAGAGATCCACCGCTCGCTGTCGAAGCGGGCCTTCACCGAGGCGGTACGCCGCCTGCTGCCGGCCGTCACGGAGGCGGACCTGACGCCCGCCAAGGCCGGCGTGCGCGCGCAGGCGGTCCTGCGGGACGGCACCCTGGTGGACGACTTCCTCATCCGGGAGGCCCCGCGCACGGTCCACGTCCTCAACGCCCCCTCCCCGGCAGCCACCGCGTCCCTCCCGATCGGCCAGGAGATCGCCACCCGCACCCTCCACCACCTCACCACCGCCTGA
- a CDS encoding CrcB family protein, which translates to MNWLLVIAGAAVGAPLRYLTDRAVQARHDSLFPWGTFTVNVAACLLLGALAGAGLAGVGAAGPGSSLVGPLIGTGLCGALSTYSTFSYETLRLAERGRGLLAAANVTASVLVGLGAVHLGARVARELFG; encoded by the coding sequence GTGAACTGGCTGCTGGTGATCGCCGGGGCCGCCGTCGGGGCGCCGTTGCGCTACCTGACCGACCGGGCGGTGCAGGCCCGCCACGACTCGCTCTTCCCGTGGGGCACCTTCACGGTGAACGTCGCCGCCTGCCTGCTGCTCGGCGCCCTGGCGGGAGCGGGGCTGGCCGGGGTGGGCGCGGCCGGGCCGGGCTCCTCGCTCGTGGGGCCGCTGATCGGCACCGGCCTGTGCGGGGCACTGAGCACGTACTCGACGTTCTCCTACGAGACCCTGCGCCTGGCCGAGCGCGGCCGGGGCCTGCTCGCCGCCGCGAACGTGACGGCGTCGGTGCTGGTCGGACTGGGTGCCGTCCATCTCGGTGCGCGGGTGGCGCGGGAGCTGTTCGGGTAA
- a CDS encoding DEAD/DEAH box helicase encodes MPENDTNDIVDAETLAVTEAMEAIEADEIIEALEADVTGDVNDEDGDADAEPTITFADLGLPEGVVRKLAQNGVTAPFPIQAATIPDALAGKDILGRGRTGSGKTLSFGLPTLARLAGGHTEKKKPRAIILTPTRELAMQVADALQPYGDVLGLKMKVVCGGTSMGNQIYALERGVDVLVATPGRLRDIINRGACSLENVEVAVLDEADQMADLGFLPEVTELLDQIPGGGQRMLFSATMENEIGTLVKRYLTNPVTHEVDSAQGNVTTMTHHVLVVKPKDKAPVTAAIAARKGRTIIFVRTQLGADRIAEQLVEAGVKADALHGGMTQGARTRVLADFKDGYVNALVATDVAARGIHVDGIDLVLNVDPAGDHKDYLHRSGRTARAGKSGVVVSLALPHQRRQIFRLMEDAGVDASRHIVQGAGAFDPEVAEITGARSLTEVQADSANNAAKQAERDVADLTKQLERATRRAAELREEADRLVARSARERGEDPEAAVAEVVEAAEAEVAAAVAAVAEPVVQERTFERRDDRGNYERRDNRRDDRGGDRGGFRRDDRPSGGFRSGGDRRDDRGGDRGGFRRDDRPSGGFNRDDRGGDRGGFRRDDRPSGGFRSGGDRRDDRGGDRGGFRRDDRPSGGFNRDDRGGDRGGFRRDDRPSGGFRSGGDRRDDRGGDRGGFRRDDRPSGGFNRDDRGGDRGGFRRDDRPSGGFRSGGAGDRPYGRRDDNRPSGANGSFGGRRDDKPRWKRNG; translated from the coding sequence ATGCCCGAGAACGACACCAACGACATCGTCGACGCCGAGACCCTCGCGGTCACCGAGGCCATGGAGGCCATCGAGGCGGACGAGATCATCGAGGCCCTTGAGGCCGACGTGACCGGCGACGTGAACGACGAAGACGGCGACGCCGACGCCGAGCCCACGATCACCTTCGCGGACCTCGGTCTGCCCGAGGGCGTCGTGCGCAAGCTCGCGCAGAACGGCGTCACCGCCCCCTTCCCGATCCAGGCCGCGACCATCCCGGACGCCCTGGCCGGCAAGGACATCCTCGGCCGCGGCCGCACCGGCTCCGGCAAGACCCTCTCCTTCGGTCTGCCGACCCTGGCGCGTCTCGCCGGTGGCCACACCGAGAAGAAGAAGCCCCGCGCGATCATCCTCACGCCGACGCGTGAGCTGGCGATGCAGGTCGCGGACGCCCTCCAGCCGTACGGCGACGTGCTCGGCCTGAAGATGAAGGTCGTCTGCGGCGGTACCTCCATGGGCAACCAGATCTACGCCCTGGAGCGCGGCGTCGACGTCCTCGTCGCCACCCCCGGCCGTCTGCGCGACATCATCAACCGCGGCGCCTGCTCCCTGGAGAACGTCGAGGTCGCCGTCCTCGACGAGGCCGACCAGATGGCCGACCTGGGCTTCCTGCCCGAGGTCACCGAGCTGCTCGACCAGATCCCCGGCGGCGGCCAGCGCATGCTCTTCTCCGCCACCATGGAGAACGAGATCGGCACGCTGGTCAAGCGCTACCTGACCAACCCCGTCACGCACGAGGTCGACAGCGCCCAGGGCAACGTCACGACCATGACGCACCACGTCCTCGTCGTGAAGCCGAAGGACAAGGCGCCCGTCACGGCCGCCATCGCCGCCCGCAAGGGCCGCACCATCATCTTCGTCCGCACCCAGCTGGGCGCCGACCGCATCGCCGAGCAGCTCGTCGAGGCCGGCGTGAAGGCCGACGCGCTGCACGGCGGCATGACGCAGGGCGCCCGTACCCGCGTCCTCGCGGACTTCAAGGACGGCTACGTCAACGCGCTCGTCGCCACCGACGTCGCCGCCCGCGGCATCCACGTCGACGGCATCGACCTGGTCCTGAACGTGGACCCGGCCGGCGACCACAAGGACTACCTGCACCGCTCGGGCCGCACCGCCCGCGCCGGCAAGTCGGGCGTCGTGGTCTCCCTGGCCCTGCCGCACCAGCGTCGCCAGATCTTCCGCCTGATGGAGGACGCGGGCGTCGACGCCTCGCGCCACATCGTCCAGGGCGCCGGCGCGTTCGACCCGGAGGTCGCCGAGATCACCGGTGCGCGTTCGCTCACCGAGGTCCAGGCCGACTCCGCGAACAACGCCGCCAAGCAGGCCGAGCGCGACGTCGCCGACCTGACGAAGCAGCTGGAGCGCGCCACCCGCCGCGCCGCGGAGCTGCGCGAGGAGGCCGACCGCCTCGTCGCCCGTTCCGCCCGTGAGCGCGGCGAGGACCCGGAGGCCGCCGTCGCCGAGGTCGTCGAGGCCGCCGAGGCCGAGGTCGCCGCCGCCGTCGCGGCCGTGGCCGAGCCGGTCGTCCAGGAGCGCACGTTCGAGCGCCGTGACGACCGCGGCAACTACGAGCGTCGCGACAACCGCCGTGATGACCGTGGTGGCGACCGTGGTGGCTTCCGCCGTGACGACCGTCCGTCGGGTGGTTTCCGTTCCGGTGGTGACCGTCGTGACGACCGTGGCGGTGACCGTGGTGGTTTCCGTCGCGACGACCGTCCGTCCGGTGGCTTCAACCGTGACGACCGTGGTGGCGACCGTGGTGGCTTCCGTCGCGACGACCGTCCGTCGGGTGGTTTCCGTTCCGGTGGTGACCGTCGTGACGACCGTGGCGGTGACCGTGGTGGTTTCCGTCGCGACGACCGTCCGTCCGGTGGCTTCAACCGTGACGACCGTGGTGGCGACCGTGGTGGCTTCCGTCGCGACGACCGTCCGTCGGGTGGTTTCCGTTCCGGTGGTGACCGTCGTGACGACCGTGGCGGTGACCGTGGTGGTTTCCGTCGCGACGACCGTCCGTCCGGTGGCTTCAACCGTGACGACCGTGGTGGCGACCGTGGTGGCTTCCGCCGCGACGACCGTCCCTCCGGTGGCTTCCGCTCCGGCGGCGCCGGCGACCGCCCCTACGGCCGTCGTGACGACAACCGCCCCTCCGGCGCCAACGGCTCCTTCGGCGGCCGTCGTGACGACAAGCCCCGCTGGAAGCGCAACGGCTGA
- a CDS encoding metallopeptidase family protein — protein sequence MLEMTREEFEELVAEALDRIPPELTRLMDNVAVFVEDEPPTDDPELLGLYEGTPLTERGEWYAGVLPDRITIYRNPTLRMCEDRESVVTETEVTVVHEIAHHFGIDDERLHALGYG from the coding sequence GTGCTGGAGATGACGCGCGAGGAGTTCGAGGAGCTCGTCGCAGAGGCCCTGGACCGGATTCCGCCGGAGCTCACGCGGCTGATGGACAACGTCGCGGTGTTCGTCGAGGACGAGCCGCCGACCGACGATCCCGAGCTGCTCGGGCTGTACGAGGGGACCCCGCTCACCGAGCGCGGCGAGTGGTACGCCGGCGTCCTCCCGGACCGCATCACGATCTACCGGAACCCCACATTGCGGATGTGCGAGGACCGGGAGAGCGTGGTCACCGAGACGGAGGTGACCGTGGTGCACGAGATCGCCCACCACTTCGGGATCGACGACGAACGACTGCACGCGCTGGGCTACGGGTGA
- a CDS encoding VOC family protein, producing the protein MGISTREVFGAPCWVSLMARDLHVAQGFYGAVLGWDFRPGRLGEAFTVAEVDGRPVAGIGALAGDFAVPVAWTAYFAVDDADVAVARLLERCGTVAVGPVSFASGGRGALVADRDGAAFGIWEGPIAADWRVGSGHAPAWLELRTRDAFEAAIFYGEVLEWATGRPGCCEVSYEHDRVVLRQAGEPVARLDSGPVEAAVHTPPARPRWQVHFRVPDLDKAIETAEALGGTAVSAVLSNTTERWVTLRDAEEALITLTSERPPAG; encoded by the coding sequence ATGGGGATTTCCACGAGGGAGGTCTTCGGCGCACCGTGCTGGGTCAGCCTGATGGCTCGCGACCTGCACGTGGCGCAAGGGTTCTACGGTGCGGTCCTCGGCTGGGACTTCCGGCCCGGCCGCCTGGGTGAGGCGTTCACGGTCGCCGAGGTCGACGGGCGGCCGGTGGCCGGCATCGGGGCGCTCGCCGGGGATTTCGCGGTGCCGGTGGCGTGGACGGCGTACTTCGCCGTCGACGATGCCGACGTGGCGGTCGCCCGGCTCCTGGAACGCTGCGGCACGGTCGCGGTCGGCCCCGTCTCCTTCGCCTCGGGCGGACGCGGAGCCCTGGTCGCCGACCGGGACGGCGCCGCCTTCGGGATCTGGGAAGGCCCGATCGCGGCCGACTGGCGGGTGGGCTCCGGGCACGCGCCGGCCTGGCTGGAGCTACGGACCAGGGACGCCTTCGAAGCGGCGATCTTCTACGGTGAAGTGCTGGAGTGGGCCACCGGCCGCCCCGGATGCTGCGAGGTCTCCTACGAGCACGACCGCGTCGTGCTGAGACAGGCCGGCGAGCCCGTGGCCCGCCTCGACAGCGGCCCCGTCGAAGCGGCCGTCCACACGCCCCCCGCACGGCCGCGCTGGCAGGTCCACTTCCGCGTCCCCGACCTCGACAAGGCCATCGAGACCGCCGAAGCCCTCGGCGGAACCGCGGTGTCGGCCGTCCTGTCGAACACCACCGAGCGCTGGGTGACCCTCCGCGACGCCGAGGAAGCCCTGATCACTCTCACCTCCGAACGCCCGCCGGCCGGCTGA
- the trmB gene encoding tRNA (guanosine(46)-N7)-methyltransferase TrmB has protein sequence MPPKWRTEPRFPDGPAPDPAGSHHERRIRSFQPRRSRVTTGQGEALKRLWGTWGLDIDGHEVIDLKKLFDGLPVVLEIGFGMGEATAQMAAADPTIGILAADVHTPGQGNLLALAERNGLTNIRVANGDAIILLREMLPPASLAGMRVYFPDPWPKARHHKRRLIQPEFLDLAATRLAPGAILHCATDWEDYAEQMLEVLTAHPAFENTVADGGYAPRPDFRPLTRFEGQGLDKGHVVHDLLFARKAEPSPESATD, from the coding sequence GTGCCCCCCAAGTGGCGCACCGAGCCCCGCTTCCCCGACGGCCCCGCGCCCGACCCCGCCGGGTCGCACCACGAGCGCCGCATCCGCAGCTTCCAGCCGCGGCGCAGCCGTGTGACCACCGGCCAGGGCGAGGCGCTGAAGCGGCTCTGGGGCACCTGGGGCCTCGACATCGACGGCCACGAGGTCATCGACCTGAAGAAGCTCTTCGACGGCCTGCCCGTGGTCCTGGAGATCGGCTTCGGCATGGGCGAGGCCACCGCGCAGATGGCCGCCGCCGACCCCACGATCGGCATCCTCGCCGCCGACGTGCACACCCCCGGCCAGGGCAACCTCCTCGCCCTCGCGGAGCGCAACGGCCTCACCAACATCCGTGTGGCGAACGGCGACGCGATCATCCTGCTCCGCGAGATGCTCCCGCCCGCCTCCCTCGCCGGCATGCGCGTGTACTTCCCGGACCCGTGGCCCAAGGCCCGCCACCACAAGCGGCGGCTGATCCAGCCCGAGTTCCTCGACCTGGCCGCGACCCGGCTGGCGCCGGGCGCGATCCTGCACTGCGCGACCGACTGGGAGGACTACGCCGAGCAGATGCTCGAAGTCCTCACGGCGCACCCGGCGTTCGAGAACACCGTGGCGGACGGCGGCTACGCGCCCCGCCCCGACTTCCGGCCCCTGACCCGCTTCGAGGGCCAGGGCCTGGACAAGGGGCACGTCGTCCACGACCTCCTCTTCGCACGCAAGGCCGAGCCTTCCCCCGAGTCCGCTACGGACTGA